GCCGCCGCCGGGTGCTGGATATCGGCTATGAAGAAGATTACCTCAGCGGCGACCGTGATGACTGGCGTGGTGCGGACATCGGCCTGCAATGGCAGGACAGCCGTGATCGGCTCTGGTACACCCGGGCGCGGCACACACGGCGTTTTGATCAGGACGACATGGAGGGCAACCTGGGGGTCTATCTGCCCATGGGGCGCCAGCGCCAGTTGCAACTGGATGCCACCTACAGCGACACAGCCCGCATCCGCCCGCAATGGTCTGCCTACGCTGGCTTCTACTGGATGCCACATCCGCGCTGGGGAGTGCAGCCGGGCATGCGGCGCACCCATTACGAGGACAGCGACAGCACCACGGCCAGCCTGCTGACCGAGCATTACCGGGGACAATGGCGTTACGCCTACACTTTTTTCTTCACCCGGCTGGATGGCGGCGGCACGGCGCCCGCGCACGTACTGGATGCGCGGCGTTATTACCGTGATACCAGCCATGTGGGGGCCGCCGTGGGCATCGGCAAGGACATCGAATCCCTGCCAACCGGGGAGCTGGTCACCGATGTGCTCGGCGTCTCTGTCTTCGGTGAGCATTTTCTTGACCCGGACTGGAGCGTGACCTGGCGCCTGGGCTGGACAGAACAGGGAGATCTGTATGAGCGCAGCGGCTGGCGGCTGGGGCTCCGCTATCGGT
This genomic interval from Isoalcanivorax indicus contains the following:
- a CDS encoding YaiO family outer membrane beta-barrel protein gives rise to the protein MKQCLAVLLLCGWSALAQAAWQAQVRDTVADHDLHRARAQVEAVLRARPDDPAARLWQARIDALLNDHALSRARFDALLADYPEDVDIRFASAQQYAWQGNTDAALDELAVARSLAPDYASVWAFELQVLQARARDTRDPAHVSAYARRHREARERVPEVAEAWPEEALPPFSWRRRRVLDIGYEEDYLSGDRDDWRGADIGLQWQDSRDRLWYTRARHTRRFDQDDMEGNLGVYLPMGRQRQLQLDATYSDTARIRPQWSAYAGFYWMPHPRWGVQPGMRRTHYEDSDSTTASLLTEHYRGQWRYAYTFFFTRLDGGGTAPAHVLDARRYYRDTSHVGAAVGIGKDIESLPTGELVTDVLGVSVFGEHFLDPDWSVTWRLGWTEQGDLYERSGWRLGLRYRF